In the genome of Dickeya fangzhongdai, one region contains:
- the asr gene encoding acid resistance repetitive basic protein Asr: MNKFLVMIAGAALGLSSVAFAAGTTAPAAAPATTTATTATTAAKADTTKKPVKKAEKKKTDQKAQAAKKHKKVAKKKAPAAQKAQAAKKHKKAKKPAAQKAQAAKKVAKKKPAAQKAQAAKKVAKKKPAAQKAQAAKKVAKKKPAAQKAQAAKKVAKKKPAAQKAQAAKKVAKKKPAAQKAQAAKKVAKKKPAAQKAQAAKKHKKVKKAKTAPAA; encoded by the coding sequence ATGAATAAATTTTTAGTGATGATCGCAGGTGCGGCTCTGGGTCTGTCCTCTGTAGCTTTCGCAGCAGGTACCACTGCTCCGGCGGCTGCTCCGGCCACTACTACTGCTACTACTGCTACTACTGCTGCTAAAGCTGACACCACCAAAAAACCGGTGAAAAAAGCTGAGAAGAAAAAAACCGATCAGAAAGCACAGGCTGCTAAAAAGCACAAAAAAGTAGCGAAGAAAAAAGCCCCGGCTGCTCAGAAAGCTCAGGCCGCTAAAAAACACAAAAAAGCCAAAAAACCGGCTGCCCAGAAAGCTCAGGCTGCCAAAAAAGTAGCTAAGAAAAAACCGGCTGCCCAGAAGGCTCAGGCTGCTAAAAAAGTAGCCAAGAAAAAACCGGCTGCCCAGAAAGCTCAGGCTGCTAAAAAAGTAGCCAAGAAAAAACCGGCTGCCCAGAAGGCTCAGGCTGCTAAAAAAGTAGCTAAGAAAAAACCGGCTGCCCAGAAAGCTCAGGCTGCTAAAAAAGTAGCTAAGAAAAAACCGGCTGCCCAGAAAGCTCAGGCTGCTAAAAAAGTAGCTAAGAAAAAACCCGCTGCCCAGAAAGCTCAGGCTGCTAAAAAACACAAAAAAGTGAAAAAAGCAAAAACCGCTCCGGCTGCTTAA